One genomic region from Chrysemys picta bellii isolate R12L10 chromosome 18, ASM1138683v2, whole genome shotgun sequence encodes:
- the LOC101943565 gene encoding alpha-1-acid glycoprotein-like isoform X1 — MALACIAIILGSAHLLTAKPLDCEPLAPETMDNATITKMLGKWFYIGAASQYPPTLQEMELIKNAYFFLYPGSLQDELLVTEVMKLKDKCVVNNSSYISVIRDNFTMIRHGPNESSVAQLIKSSSGDTMTLYHIDGTYKGLSISARTQNLTTEQLEEFETQVACLGLKEEEIVYTSMKDLCPMEEETDDKKHSVEVVEPSLG, encoded by the exons ATGGCACTGGCCTGCATTGCTATTATTCTTGGTTCAGCACATCTCCTTACTGCTAAACCCCTGGATTGTGAGCCTCTAGCTCCAGAAACCATGGACAATGCTACAATAACCAAG ATGCTGGGCAAGTGGTTCTACATTGGTGCGGCCTCACAGTACCCACCCACCCTACAGGAGATGGAATTGATAAAGAATGCTTATTTCTTCTTGTACCCTGGCAGCCTTCAAGACGAGCTCCTCGTCACAGAAGTCATGAAACT GAAGGACAAGTGTGTGGTGAACAACTCCAGTTACATTTCAGTCATCCGGGACAATTTTACAATGATCCGGCACG GGCCAAATGAAAGTTCCGTAGCACAACTTATCAAGAGCAGCTCCGGAGACACTATGACACTATACCACATTGATGGGACCTACAAAGGGTTATCGATCTCGG CCCGGACCCAAAACTTGACCACAGAGCAACTGGAAGAATTCGAAACTCAAGTGGCATGCCTTGGATTGAAGGAAGAGGAAATAGTCTATACTTCAATGAAG GATTTGTGTCCCATGGAAGAAGAAACAGATGACAAAAAGCACTCAGTTGAAGTGGTAGAACCATCACTGGGGTAA
- the LOC101943565 gene encoding alpha-1-acid glycoprotein-like isoform X2 produces the protein MLGKWFYIGAASQYPPTLQEMELIKNAYFFLYPGSLQDELLVTEVMKLKDKCVVNNSSYISVIRDNFTMIRHGPNESSVAQLIKSSSGDTMTLYHIDGTYKGLSISARTQNLTTEQLEEFETQVACLGLKEEEIVYTSMKDLCPMEEETDDKKHSVEVVEPSLG, from the exons ATGCTGGGCAAGTGGTTCTACATTGGTGCGGCCTCACAGTACCCACCCACCCTACAGGAGATGGAATTGATAAAGAATGCTTATTTCTTCTTGTACCCTGGCAGCCTTCAAGACGAGCTCCTCGTCACAGAAGTCATGAAACT GAAGGACAAGTGTGTGGTGAACAACTCCAGTTACATTTCAGTCATCCGGGACAATTTTACAATGATCCGGCACG GGCCAAATGAAAGTTCCGTAGCACAACTTATCAAGAGCAGCTCCGGAGACACTATGACACTATACCACATTGATGGGACCTACAAAGGGTTATCGATCTCGG CCCGGACCCAAAACTTGACCACAGAGCAACTGGAAGAATTCGAAACTCAAGTGGCATGCCTTGGATTGAAGGAAGAGGAAATAGTCTATACTTCAATGAAG GATTTGTGTCCCATGGAAGAAGAAACAGATGACAAAAAGCACTCAGTTGAAGTGGTAGAACCATCACTGGGGTAA
- the LOC122174093 gene encoding alpha-1-acid glycoprotein 1-like isoform X2, with the protein MALACFVTFLSLAHLLSSMPLQCELLLPQIPDNTTASKLLGKWFYIAGASQFPFHLLEMVLIDNGYLDVNPTEQEQELFINQHVTVGDKCLSNNSTYLEVSINNATLIKYAKNQRTMGKLMKSSSEEIFLIQYQMHKEKNYAGLYLYARNQNMSNTQLEEFRDHAKCLGLREEEIIYAPWQKELCPM; encoded by the exons ATGGCACTAGCCTGCTTTGTTACATTTCTTAGCTTAGCGCATCTCCTCAGCAGTATGCCCCTGCAATGTGAACTCCTGCTTCCACAAATCCCAGACAACACTACAGCATCCAAG ctgctggggaaatggtTCTACATAGCTGGTGCTTCACAGTTCCCCTTTCACCTGCTGGAAATGGTGCTGATAGATAATGGTTATCTTGATGTGAACCCTACTGAACAGGAGCAGGAGTTATTCATCAACCAGCATGTCACAGT tgGGGACAAATGTCTCTCAAACAACTCAACTTACCTTGAAGTCTCTATCAATAATGCCACCCTGATCAAGTATG CCAAGAACCAGCGCACCATGGGGAAGCTTATGAAGAGCAGTTCCGAAGAAATTTTCCTCATTCAATACCAGATGCATAAGGAGAAGAACTACGCAGGATTGTATCTTTATG CCCGGAACCAAAACATGAGTAACACTCAGTTGGAGGAATTCAGAGACCATGCTAAATGTCTGGGTCTTCGTGAAGAGGAAATAATTTATGCACCATGGCAGAAG GAGCTATGCCCAATGTaa
- the LOC122174093 gene encoding alpha-1-acid glycoprotein 1-like isoform X1, which produces MALACFVTFLSLAHLLSSMPLQCELLLPQIPDNTTASKLLGKWFYIAGASQFPFHLLEMVLIDNGYLDVNPTEQEQELFINQHVTVGDKCLSNNSTYLEVSINNATLIKYAKNQRTMGKLMKSSSEEIFLIQYQMHKEKNYAGLYLYARNQNMSNTQLEEFRDHAKCLGLREEEIIYAPWQKELEATVASISHFPK; this is translated from the exons ATGGCACTAGCCTGCTTTGTTACATTTCTTAGCTTAGCGCATCTCCTCAGCAGTATGCCCCTGCAATGTGAACTCCTGCTTCCACAAATCCCAGACAACACTACAGCATCCAAG ctgctggggaaatggtTCTACATAGCTGGTGCTTCACAGTTCCCCTTTCACCTGCTGGAAATGGTGCTGATAGATAATGGTTATCTTGATGTGAACCCTACTGAACAGGAGCAGGAGTTATTCATCAACCAGCATGTCACAGT tgGGGACAAATGTCTCTCAAACAACTCAACTTACCTTGAAGTCTCTATCAATAATGCCACCCTGATCAAGTATG CCAAGAACCAGCGCACCATGGGGAAGCTTATGAAGAGCAGTTCCGAAGAAATTTTCCTCATTCAATACCAGATGCATAAGGAGAAGAACTACGCAGGATTGTATCTTTATG CCCGGAACCAAAACATGAGTAACACTCAGTTGGAGGAATTCAGAGACCATGCTAAATGTCTGGGTCTTCGTGAAGAGGAAATAATTTATGCACCATGGCAGAAG
- the LOC122174093 gene encoding alpha-1-acid glycoprotein 1-like isoform X3, which produces MALACFVTFLSLAHLLSSMPLQCELLLPQIPDNTTASKLLGKWFYIAGASQFPFHLLEMVLIDNGYLDVNPTEQEQELFINQHVTVGDKCLSNNSTYLEVSINNATLIKYAKNQRTMGKLMKSSSEEIFLIQYQMHKEKNYAGLYLYARNQNMSNTQLEEFRDHAKCLGLREEEIIYAPWQKKELCPM; this is translated from the exons ATGGCACTAGCCTGCTTTGTTACATTTCTTAGCTTAGCGCATCTCCTCAGCAGTATGCCCCTGCAATGTGAACTCCTGCTTCCACAAATCCCAGACAACACTACAGCATCCAAG ctgctggggaaatggtTCTACATAGCTGGTGCTTCACAGTTCCCCTTTCACCTGCTGGAAATGGTGCTGATAGATAATGGTTATCTTGATGTGAACCCTACTGAACAGGAGCAGGAGTTATTCATCAACCAGCATGTCACAGT tgGGGACAAATGTCTCTCAAACAACTCAACTTACCTTGAAGTCTCTATCAATAATGCCACCCTGATCAAGTATG CCAAGAACCAGCGCACCATGGGGAAGCTTATGAAGAGCAGTTCCGAAGAAATTTTCCTCATTCAATACCAGATGCATAAGGAGAAGAACTACGCAGGATTGTATCTTTATG CCCGGAACCAAAACATGAGTAACACTCAGTTGGAGGAATTCAGAGACCATGCTAAATGTCTGGGTCTTCGTGAAGAGGAAATAATTTATGCACCATGGCAGAAG AAGGAGCTATGCCCAATGTaa